A single region of the Candidatus Manganitrophaceae bacterium genome encodes:
- the rpoZ gene encoding DNA-directed RNA polymerase subunit omega, which translates to MEIISLPIEVDYTKVDSKYRLVIIASQRARQLMEGVRPILQTRHTKASTIALEEVLEGELEVLYGKDAKLAQREAKRLREEMRSRQLLTEREEELASEIRKDLSVYLEESKRREEIAPEPAEPAGTAETAEPDKEE; encoded by the coding sequence ATGGAAATCATTTCTCTTCCGATTGAAGTCGATTACACGAAGGTCGATTCGAAGTATCGATTGGTGATTATCGCCTCTCAGCGCGCAAGGCAGCTGATGGAAGGGGTTCGTCCGATCCTCCAGACCCGCCATACCAAGGCAAGTACCATTGCGCTTGAAGAAGTCCTTGAAGGAGAGCTGGAAGTCCTTTATGGAAAAGATGCGAAACTGGCGCAGCGCGAGGCCAAGCGGCTCCGTGAGGAGATGCGGAGTCGGCAGCTGCTGACCGAACGCGAGGAAGAATTGGCGAGTGAGATTCGTAAGGATCTCAGCGTCTATCTGGAAGAATCAAAGCGCCGGGAAGAGATTGCCCCGGAGCCCGCAGAGCCGGCCGGCACTGCAGAGACCGCGGAGCCGGACAAAGAAGAGTAG
- a CDS encoding SHOCT domain-containing protein yields the protein MKRIDRSVGFGVAFLSVFILAGCFGPKEPPRYLDEGEHHLVRLDRAPDSTRYDHPAEVDPEAIRGALGSLMVRHEISFLNRLLTQQKELKSPAFTPEEAALLSGRLKDALAKATPEEWVAFFLTTRRDSLTTEVTSGVVYMKDKALQLMFANDHTALSNDHHPYIPKENPLHPYEPGNFELILQPHQRKISEGVGHGVQAVAVDLTASAMEPIPASSAVETKVEEKKSVAPSTVSPDANEGARESVRLEGPLRLLKKWKEEGLITEEEYKDKKAELLKSLDVK from the coding sequence ATGAAGAGAATTGATCGAAGCGTGGGTTTCGGCGTCGCGTTCTTGTCGGTCTTTATTTTGGCCGGTTGTTTCGGTCCGAAAGAGCCGCCACGCTACCTAGACGAGGGAGAGCATCACCTGGTCCGACTCGATCGCGCACCCGATTCGACCCGATACGACCATCCCGCCGAAGTCGATCCGGAGGCGATTCGGGGTGCGCTCGGATCATTGATGGTCCGCCACGAGATCTCTTTTTTAAACCGGCTTCTGACGCAGCAGAAGGAGCTAAAAAGCCCAGCCTTTACGCCGGAGGAAGCAGCCTTGTTGAGCGGCCGGCTGAAGGACGCTCTCGCGAAAGCGACCCCCGAGGAATGGGTCGCTTTTTTTCTGACGACTCGGAGAGACAGCCTGACGACGGAGGTCACCTCCGGCGTCGTGTACATGAAGGACAAAGCGCTCCAGTTGATGTTTGCGAATGATCATACCGCCCTTTCAAATGATCATCATCCCTATATTCCGAAAGAGAATCCGCTTCATCCCTACGAGCCGGGAAATTTTGAGCTGATTCTCCAGCCGCATCAGCGAAAAATTTCGGAAGGAGTAGGGCACGGCGTTCAGGCGGTGGCGGTCGACCTGACCGCGTCGGCGATGGAGCCGATACCGGCCTCTTCTGCTGTTGAGACAAAGGTGGAAGAGAAGAAATCGGTCGCGCCGTCAACCGTTTCACCCGACGCGAACGAAGGTGCGCGGGAAAGTGTGCGACTGGAAGGTCCGCTCCGTCTTTTAAAAAAATGGAAAGAAGAGGGGCTGATTACCGAGGAGGAATACAAGGATAAAAAGGCCGAATTGCTGAAATCACTCGATGTCAAATAG
- a CDS encoding DUF370 domain-containing protein, whose amino-acid sequence MAFRLVNIGFGNVVPASRIVAVVASSSSPMRRLKEEARKGGKLVDASQGRKTRTVIVTDSGHVILSAIQPETIAQRFASDEDGLAASLSLEEPKRKRRRVNSPSRMEIDG is encoded by the coding sequence ATGGCGTTCAGACTGGTTAACATTGGGTTTGGGAATGTCGTTCCCGCCTCTCGGATTGTCGCCGTGGTGGCGTCAAGCTCTTCTCCAATGAGACGCCTCAAAGAAGAAGCGAGAAAAGGGGGGAAGCTGGTCGATGCTTCCCAGGGAAGAAAGACGCGGACGGTCATTGTCACCGACAGCGGACATGTCATCCTCTCCGCCATTCAACCGGAAACGATTGCGCAGCGATTCGCTTCAGATGAAGACGGTCTTGCCGCCTCGCTCTCTCTCGAGGAGCCGAAGAGAAAACGGAGGCGCGTCAATTCACCTTCGCGGATGGAGATCGATGGATAG
- a CDS encoding MBL fold metallo-hydrolase gives MIFESFAVGPFQCNCILLACEETRSAVVFDPGEEADRILASLARLELNAIFLFHTHAHLDHVGATDAVRKKTGAATGLHEDDMILCENLHIQAALFGLPTPPTPPIDHFLKHGDRFSFGKERVEVIHTPGHTPGSISFFIPGTGLLTGDTLFAGSIGRTDLWGGSHPTLISSIERQLLSFPDDTVVYPGHGGRTTIGKERKSNPFLI, from the coding sequence GTGATCTTCGAGTCTTTCGCGGTCGGGCCGTTTCAGTGTAACTGCATCCTCCTCGCCTGTGAGGAGACGCGCAGCGCGGTCGTCTTCGATCCGGGAGAAGAGGCCGACCGGATTCTCGCGTCGCTCGCGCGACTGGAGTTGAATGCGATCTTTCTTTTTCATACCCATGCCCATCTCGACCATGTCGGCGCCACCGATGCGGTGAGAAAGAAAACCGGCGCCGCCACCGGGCTTCATGAAGACGACATGATCCTCTGCGAAAATCTTCATATCCAGGCGGCGCTCTTTGGGCTGCCGACCCCCCCGACCCCGCCGATCGACCACTTCCTCAAACATGGCGATCGCTTTAGCTTCGGAAAAGAGCGGGTCGAAGTGATTCATACCCCCGGCCACACGCCGGGGAGCATCAGCTTTTTTATTCCGGGCACCGGCCTTCTCACCGGCGACACCCTTTTCGCCGGGAGCATCGGCCGGACCGATCTGTGGGGAGGGTCCCATCCGACATTGATTTCATCGATCGAGCGACAGCTGCTCTCGTTTCCGGACGACACGGTCGTTTATCCCGGCCATGGAGGGCGGACGACCATTGGAAAGGAACGGAAGAGCAACCCTTTTCTCATCTGA
- the gmk gene encoding guanylate kinase, translated as MDRKGIIFVVSAPSGAGKTSLCREVTKLVPNIQYSISYTTRAPRPTEVHGKDYFFVDEATFRNMADRNDFIEWAEVHGNLYGTSRELMTDWINRGIDVVLDIDSQGAMTLKKKHNDGVYIYILPPSFEILRQRLIDRKSDSHEEIARRLQKAREEIWNYRQYYYLIVNSEFHKALKELEAVIIAERIKMKQMTLSWIEETFIKQMSKEI; from the coding sequence ATGGATAGAAAAGGAATTATATTCGTGGTGTCGGCCCCGTCCGGCGCCGGGAAAACGTCTCTTTGCAGGGAAGTTACCAAATTGGTTCCCAATATTCAATATTCGATCTCCTATACGACACGGGCTCCCAGGCCGACGGAGGTCCACGGAAAAGACTACTTTTTTGTCGATGAAGCGACCTTCCGGAATATGGCCGACCGGAATGACTTTATCGAGTGGGCCGAAGTCCATGGTAATCTATACGGTACCTCTCGTGAATTGATGACCGATTGGATCAATCGCGGAATCGATGTCGTTTTGGATATCGACTCCCAAGGGGCGATGACGCTTAAGAAAAAGCATAATGACGGCGTTTATATTTATATCCTTCCTCCGTCATTCGAAATCTTGCGGCAACGGCTGATCGACCGCAAATCGGATTCTCATGAAGAGATCGCGCGCCGGCTTCAGAAGGCGCGGGAGGAGATCTGGAATTATCGTCAGTATTACTATTTGATCGTAAACTCCGAGTTCCACAAGGCATTGAAAGAGCTGGAGGCGGTGATCATTGCCGAGCGAATTAAAATGAAGCAGATGACGCTCTCCTGGATTGAGGAGACCTTTATTAAACAGATGAGCAAAGAAATCTAA
- a CDS encoding SagB/ThcOx family dehydrogenase, producing the protein MEKKALAEIYHEETKYHEARMGKFQRPLDWGAQPSPYKEYHSEKKIDLVPYLPFQNNPFTGEPLPPPKEQGGYPFGIGEISRLLYFTNGVTGILQYPTGQTLTLRAAPTAGGLYPTEIYVALRGLSNIDDGIYNFQVKDHSLVLVWEGNFWEQIERYCMRHEAVAESNLLLIMTAVYQRSAWRYQERAYRRILLDTGHVLGNLVVYAKEEGFTAYPIGGFLDTSLNRLLFLDDSEEGVLVVAALPQSEKVDPEAIRPTSAVASQPIPKGENDLKMLQLQLHRVSSILPGEKTDLSTVRQPPDLEVFDSKYKFKEAVPLPEIPMQWGEGVGQTILLRRSTRGFSGEGFLKEELAPILEYAYSPLEGVPVPLFDPSLLETYIVVQRVVGLQEGVYYLVPQKNELRLLTAGDFREQTWHFCLGQELARDAAAIVIHIAHLKKAIEKYGDRAYRYLHLDAGQVGERLNLAAIRLGLGVSGIGGFYDDEVNALLGLSLDEIVVYITALGRPRPS; encoded by the coding sequence ATGGAAAAAAAAGCCCTTGCCGAGATTTACCATGAAGAGACGAAGTACCATGAGGCGCGAATGGGGAAGTTCCAGCGGCCGCTCGATTGGGGGGCGCAGCCTTCTCCCTATAAAGAATATCATAGTGAGAAAAAGATCGATCTTGTCCCTTACCTTCCCTTTCAGAATAACCCCTTTACCGGAGAGCCGCTGCCGCCGCCCAAAGAGCAGGGGGGCTATCCCTTCGGCATCGGCGAGATCTCTCGCCTCCTCTATTTTACAAATGGTGTGACCGGCATTCTTCAGTATCCCACCGGTCAGACATTGACCCTCCGCGCGGCGCCGACGGCGGGGGGGCTCTATCCGACCGAGATCTATGTCGCCCTCCGGGGTCTCTCAAATATCGACGACGGCATTTACAATTTTCAAGTGAAAGACCATTCACTCGTTTTGGTCTGGGAGGGAAATTTTTGGGAGCAGATCGAGCGCTACTGTATGCGCCACGAGGCGGTCGCCGAATCAAACCTCCTCCTGATCATGACCGCCGTCTATCAGCGAAGCGCTTGGCGGTATCAGGAGCGGGCCTATCGCCGGATTCTTCTCGATACCGGACACGTCCTCGGCAACCTGGTCGTCTATGCCAAAGAGGAGGGGTTTACCGCCTATCCGATCGGCGGCTTTCTCGACACCTCTTTAAATCGTCTCCTCTTTCTGGATGACTCGGAGGAAGGGGTGCTCGTCGTCGCGGCGCTTCCCCAGAGCGAAAAGGTCGATCCGGAAGCGATCCGCCCGACCTCGGCGGTCGCCTCCCAGCCGATACCGAAGGGGGAAAACGATTTGAAAATGCTTCAGCTGCAACTCCATCGGGTCTCGTCTATTCTACCGGGGGAGAAGACCGATCTCTCGACCGTTCGCCAGCCCCCCGATTTGGAGGTGTTCGATTCGAAATATAAATTTAAAGAGGCGGTCCCATTGCCGGAAATTCCGATGCAGTGGGGAGAGGGGGTCGGACAGACGATCCTGCTGCGCCGCTCCACGCGCGGTTTTTCGGGAGAAGGTTTTTTAAAAGAAGAGCTCGCGCCGATTTTGGAATATGCCTATTCCCCTCTCGAGGGGGTTCCGGTCCCGCTTTTCGATCCGTCGCTGCTCGAAACCTATATCGTCGTGCAGCGGGTGGTCGGGTTGCAGGAAGGGGTCTACTATCTGGTGCCTCAGAAGAATGAGCTGCGGCTTCTGACCGCGGGTGATTTCCGCGAGCAGACCTGGCATTTTTGTCTCGGTCAGGAGTTGGCCCGGGATGCGGCGGCGATTGTCATCCATATCGCTCACCTGAAGAAGGCGATTGAGAAATATGGAGACCGCGCCTACCGCTATCTTCACCTCGATGCGGGACAGGTCGGAGAGCGATTAAATTTGGCGGCAATCCGGCTCGGTCTGGGGGTCAGCGGAATCGGCGGTTTTTACGATGATGAGGTCAATGCCCTGCTGGGATTGTCCCTCGACGAAATCGTCGTCTACATTACCGCATTGGGAAGGCCCCGTCCTTCATGA
- a CDS encoding histone deacetylase: protein MKTGFVSHPIYRQHDTGPSHPESPQRLASIEGHLVKTGLISELIEIAPATYPDLADWIGAVHQPTYYQTLQKLVPDRQRVYLDPDTPFAPMSLPAAEKAVAGVLTAIDRVMSGNVQNAFCAVRPPGHHAEADRAMGFCLLNNVAIGARYLQKKYRLPKVFILDWDVHHGNGTQHIFYADPTVFYFSTHQYPFYPGTGSERERGAGAGEGFTLNVPMASGDGDREMLERFEKVLAPTLSAFNPDFILISAGFDAHRDDPLASLAVTARGFAEMTEIVRSLAETHCQGRVVSCLEGGYNLAALARSVGEHLTVLSR from the coding sequence ATGAAGACCGGTTTTGTCTCTCATCCGATCTATCGCCAACATGATACCGGCCCTTCTCATCCGGAGTCGCCGCAGCGGCTTGCTTCGATTGAAGGACATCTCGTCAAGACCGGTCTGATTTCGGAGCTTATTGAAATCGCGCCGGCCACCTATCCGGACTTGGCCGATTGGATTGGCGCGGTGCATCAGCCGACCTATTATCAGACGCTCCAAAAGTTGGTTCCCGATCGTCAACGGGTCTACCTCGATCCCGATACCCCCTTTGCGCCGATGTCGCTTCCGGCGGCGGAGAAGGCGGTGGCCGGCGTCCTGACCGCGATCGACCGGGTGATGTCGGGGAATGTCCAAAACGCGTTCTGCGCCGTCCGGCCGCCGGGACACCATGCCGAGGCGGACCGCGCGATGGGGTTCTGTCTGCTCAATAATGTCGCGATCGGCGCACGGTATCTCCAGAAAAAGTATCGGCTGCCGAAGGTCTTCATTCTTGATTGGGATGTCCACCACGGAAACGGAACGCAGCATATCTTCTACGCCGATCCGACCGTCTTTTATTTCAGCACACACCAATATCCTTTTTATCCGGGGACCGGCTCGGAAAGGGAGCGGGGAGCGGGCGCGGGCGAAGGGTTCACCCTCAACGTGCCGATGGCATCAGGGGACGGGGATCGGGAGATGTTGGAGCGATTCGAGAAGGTGCTGGCGCCGACGCTCTCCGCATTCAATCCCGACTTCATCTTGATCTCGGCCGGTTTCGATGCGCATCGGGACGATCCGCTGGCGAGTTTGGCGGTGACGGCGAGGGGATTTGCGGAGATGACCGAGATCGTTCGGTCTCTCGCGGAGACGCATTGTCAGGGGAGGGTCGTTTCCTGCTTGGAAGGAGGATACAACCTCGCTGCATTGGCCCGGTCGGTCGGGGAGCACCTCACGGTCTTATCCCGGTAG
- the serB gene encoding phosphoserine phosphatase SerB: protein MAKKKALLLTVTGPDQPGITAALMALLAESDVRLLDVEQVVTRSLLTLSILIEVAPTETSEKPLLRDLLFCAHEFGLSLDFKVIRPAEVLKKPAAQNYVVTCLGSAVTMQVIAKLAALLSKERVNIQKIHTLARKELECIEMTLSATRPIDPRLLTRKLLHLNAEFGVDIAVQEENLFRRAKRLIVMDMDSTLVQIEGIDELAKEAGVGEKVIAITHRAMNGELSFPEALRERVRLLKGLPVGALQRVYKRMPFTPGAKELVSVLKKLGYRTAVLSGGFDYFSSRVKESLGLDYAYSNSLEIKEGVVTGEIVGEIVDGKKKAALMEEIARKEKITLDQVIAIGDGANDLPMITRAGLGIAFNAKPRVRAEAHYSITQKNLDAILYLLGITEKDLAEMKQKRRRSSTML, encoded by the coding sequence ATGGCAAAGAAAAAAGCGCTCCTTCTGACGGTCACCGGACCCGATCAACCCGGAATCACGGCGGCGCTGATGGCGCTCTTGGCCGAATCGGACGTTCGGCTTCTCGACGTTGAGCAGGTCGTCACCCGCTCCCTTCTCACTCTGTCGATACTCATTGAGGTCGCCCCGACCGAAACGTCGGAGAAACCGCTCCTGCGCGATCTCCTCTTCTGCGCCCATGAGTTCGGCCTTTCTCTCGATTTTAAGGTCATCCGTCCGGCCGAGGTTTTAAAAAAGCCGGCCGCCCAGAATTATGTCGTTACCTGCCTGGGGTCTGCGGTGACGATGCAGGTCATCGCCAAGCTCGCCGCCCTTCTATCGAAAGAGCGGGTGAATATCCAGAAGATCCACACGCTCGCCCGAAAAGAGCTCGAATGTATTGAAATGACCCTCTCGGCGACCCGGCCGATCGATCCCCGTCTTCTCACACGAAAGCTTCTTCATCTGAACGCCGAGTTCGGGGTCGATATCGCCGTCCAGGAAGAAAACCTCTTCCGCCGCGCCAAACGGCTGATCGTGATGGACATGGACTCGACGCTGGTGCAGATCGAGGGGATTGATGAGCTCGCCAAGGAGGCCGGCGTCGGCGAAAAGGTCATTGCGATCACTCACCGGGCAATGAATGGAGAGCTCTCCTTTCCGGAAGCGCTTCGTGAGCGGGTCCGCCTCCTGAAGGGCCTTCCGGTCGGCGCGCTGCAACGGGTCTATAAACGGATGCCGTTTACGCCGGGGGCGAAAGAGCTGGTTTCCGTTCTCAAAAAATTGGGCTATCGAACGGCCGTCCTCTCGGGAGGCTTCGATTATTTCAGCTCCCGGGTCAAGGAATCGCTTGGACTCGACTATGCCTACTCCAACAGCTTAGAGATTAAGGAGGGGGTGGTCACCGGCGAGATCGTCGGTGAGATCGTCGATGGAAAAAAGAAGGCGGCGCTGATGGAAGAGATCGCCCGGAAAGAAAAGATCACCCTCGATCAGGTGATCGCGATCGGAGACGGCGCGAACGACCTTCCGATGATCACCCGGGCCGGTCTTGGAATCGCATTCAATGCCAAGCCGCGCGTGCGCGCGGAGGCCCATTACAGCATTACCCAGAAGAACCTCGACGCAATCCTCTACCTCCTGGGAATCACGGAGAAGGATCTCGCCGAGATGAAACAGAAGCGCCGTCGCAGCTCCACCATGTTGTAA
- the coaBC gene encoding bifunctional phosphopantothenoylcysteine decarboxylase/phosphopantothenate--cysteine ligase CoaBC codes for MLSGKKILLGITGSIAAYKSLQIVRDLRSAGADVQVVLTPAAHRFVPSLTLQIFSGRPVFTDLFDLHDEVIHLTLAEKADLILIAPATAHFIAKMATGLADDLLGNLLLAASAPVFIAPAMDLGMWEHPAVQKNVALLQERGVQLIEPEHGPLASGKEGKGRLAAEKSIVERVVSFLTRRTDLTGEVVLVTAGPTQEAIDPVRFISNRSSGKMGYALARVAREWGARVILVSGPTHLLAPPGVERHSVRTAEEMKKEVDLHFPEATLVLMAAAVGDYRLETVSQRKVKKTGGPTSIRLNETEDILASLGARKGKKFLVGFSAETEGLVENAEKKLFKKGLDLIVANDITQEGAGFEVDTNIVKMIDSKGRITSLPKMPKEVLARYILEEVIKLKAGVS; via the coding sequence ATGCTCTCTGGGAAAAAAATTCTGCTCGGGATTACCGGAAGCATCGCGGCCTACAAATCGCTCCAGATCGTCCGCGACCTCAGATCGGCGGGTGCGGACGTGCAGGTCGTTCTGACCCCGGCGGCCCATCGGTTCGTTCCATCCTTGACCCTCCAGATCTTCTCCGGAAGACCTGTTTTCACCGATCTGTTCGATCTCCATGATGAAGTAATTCATTTGACCCTGGCCGAAAAGGCCGACCTGATTCTGATCGCGCCGGCGACCGCACACTTTATCGCCAAGATGGCGACCGGACTGGCCGATGATCTCCTCGGGAACCTGCTCTTGGCGGCATCCGCGCCTGTTTTCATCGCACCGGCCATGGATCTTGGGATGTGGGAACACCCTGCCGTTCAAAAGAATGTGGCCCTTCTGCAAGAAAGAGGGGTTCAGCTCATCGAGCCCGAGCATGGTCCTCTGGCTTCCGGCAAGGAAGGAAAGGGGCGACTGGCGGCGGAAAAGAGCATCGTTGAGAGGGTCGTCTCATTCCTTACCAGAAGAACCGATCTGACGGGGGAGGTCGTTCTCGTCACTGCGGGGCCGACACAGGAGGCGATCGATCCGGTCCGCTTTATTTCCAATCGATCTTCCGGGAAGATGGGATATGCCCTGGCCCGCGTCGCCCGAGAGTGGGGGGCGCGCGTCATCCTCGTCAGCGGGCCGACTCACCTCCTCGCTCCGCCGGGCGTCGAGCGTCACTCGGTTCGAACCGCGGAAGAGATGAAAAAAGAGGTCGATCTCCATTTTCCAGAAGCGACCCTTGTTTTGATGGCCGCGGCGGTGGGCGACTATCGACTCGAAACGGTTTCCCAGAGGAAGGTAAAAAAAACAGGCGGTCCAACTTCGATCCGTTTAAATGAGACCGAAGATATCTTGGCCAGCCTGGGCGCCCGAAAGGGGAAGAAGTTTTTGGTCGGGTTTTCCGCAGAGACGGAAGGTCTGGTTGAGAACGCGGAAAAGAAACTCTTTAAAAAGGGACTCGATTTGATTGTAGCGAATGACATCACCCAGGAAGGGGCCGGCTTCGAGGTCGATACAAATATTGTAAAAATGATCGACTCGAAGGGGCGGATCACCTCTCTTCCCAAGATGCCGAAAGAGGTACTTGCACGGTATATCCTGGAGGAAGTCATCAAGCTCAAAGCGGGCGTTTCTTGA
- a CDS encoding DUF2203 domain-containing protein produces MSEYKKKRIFTYDDALTLLPQIQKVTTGAVQEITVLAAQIYALRDEEQKKRYEKRQAMVVNNWVQDIEQLGCEVKGLWLVDFDNGEGYYCWQYPEPNLEYFHGYTEGFAGRSKLF; encoded by the coding sequence ATGTCGGAATATAAAAAGAAGCGGATTTTTACATACGATGACGCGTTGACCCTCCTTCCCCAAATTCAGAAGGTCACGACGGGAGCGGTCCAGGAGATCACCGTGTTGGCGGCCCAGATCTATGCCCTTCGCGATGAGGAACAGAAGAAGCGGTATGAGAAGCGGCAGGCGATGGTCGTGAACAACTGGGTTCAGGACATCGAACAGCTCGGATGTGAAGTAAAAGGACTCTGGCTGGTCGATTTCGACAATGGCGAGGGTTATTACTGCTGGCAGTATCCGGAGCCGAACCTCGAATATTTCCACGGTTATACCGAGGGATTCGCCGGTCGCAGCAAACTCTTTTAA
- a CDS encoding CoA pyrophosphatase, with the protein MKGEGPRRTPALEQFWDVLTRSVEARKGLVLQKPTLRPAAVLIPFFEKEGAPFLLLTKRSGGVQRHPGEIAFPGGCLEPADADLFETALREGREEIGLEPKAVRLIGRLDDHETVSGFSVTPFVARISYPYSFRLDLREVTALIEVPFYFLTDPGQGRERTILFRGNNRTVRSYLYNGNDIWGATAEIIHGLVSRFRVTAQWSGRR; encoded by the coding sequence ATGAAGGGGGAGGGACCTCGGCGGACGCCCGCCCTGGAACAGTTTTGGGATGTTTTGACCCGCTCCGTGGAGGCCCGAAAGGGCCTTGTCCTGCAGAAGCCGACCCTCCGACCTGCCGCCGTCTTGATTCCTTTTTTTGAAAAGGAGGGCGCGCCTTTTCTCCTCCTGACCAAACGGAGCGGCGGGGTGCAGCGGCATCCGGGGGAGATTGCTTTTCCGGGAGGGTGCCTGGAGCCGGCCGACGCCGATTTATTCGAGACCGCGCTGCGAGAGGGTCGGGAAGAGATCGGCCTTGAGCCGAAGGCCGTTCGGCTGATTGGTCGTCTGGACGACCATGAAACGGTCAGCGGTTTCTCGGTAACTCCTTTCGTCGCCCGGATCTCCTATCCCTATTCATTTCGGCTTGATCTCCGAGAGGTGACCGCGCTGATCGAGGTCCCATTCTATTTCTTAACAGACCCCGGCCAGGGTCGCGAGCGGACGATTTTGTTCCGCGGAAACAACCGGACGGTTCGATCTTATCTTTATAACGGAAACGACATTTGGGGAGCGACGGCGGAGATCATCCACGGTCTCGTCTCCCGTTTTCGAGTGACAGCGCAATGGAGTGGGAGACGATGA
- a CDS encoding Fe(2+)-trafficking protein has product MADVTCIRCGQTRGEIEGMPYGGKVGEELKAKVCNVCWKEWYDMSVKIINEYRLNLREPAAREFLATQMRIFFKMQEPPKENGIRIGEPPTH; this is encoded by the coding sequence ATGGCGGATGTCACCTGTATCCGATGCGGCCAAACGCGCGGGGAAATCGAAGGGATGCCGTATGGAGGAAAAGTCGGAGAAGAGCTGAAAGCGAAAGTGTGTAATGTCTGCTGGAAGGAGTGGTATGATATGTCGGTCAAAATTATCAACGAATACCGGCTGAATCTCCGAGAGCCGGCGGCGCGGGAGTTTCTTGCCACCCAAATGCGGATTTTCTTCAAAATGCAGGAACCCCCGAAGGAAAATGGAATCCGAATCGGGGAGCCTCCGACCCATTAA
- a CDS encoding YicC family protein has translation MIRSMTGYGRAEGSYKGRSVVVELRSVNHRYCDVVIRLPKMLSSVEESLKKKVQSRFTRGHIELSISFNGGASAPKQFKLDEESAEAYFHILKKLKGALRLPGEIDLSLLTHFKEIITVAEPTEELAPLARFIDRILERSMRALEKMRAEEGKALGNDLIDHLGALDRMLGLIKQQEKKAIQAYHERLQKRVAELTQGIPVDATRLAQEVAILADRSDISEEIARLKTHLEQFQKMLQKEEAVGRTIEFLIQEMNREVNTIGSKASDVSISLQVVSMKSVMEKMREQVQNVE, from the coding sequence ATGATCCGGAGCATGACCGGCTACGGTAGGGCTGAAGGAAGCTACAAGGGGCGCTCGGTTGTCGTCGAGCTTCGCTCGGTGAATCATCGTTATTGCGATGTCGTCATCCGGCTTCCCAAAATGCTCTCCTCGGTAGAGGAGTCCCTTAAGAAGAAAGTTCAGTCGCGATTTACCCGAGGACACATTGAGCTCTCCATCAGCTTCAACGGCGGCGCAAGCGCCCCGAAGCAGTTCAAGCTCGATGAGGAGTCGGCGGAAGCCTACTTTCATATTTTAAAAAAGCTGAAGGGGGCCCTTCGCCTCCCTGGAGAGATCGATCTCTCCCTTCTCACCCATTTCAAAGAGATCATTACGGTCGCCGAGCCGACCGAAGAATTGGCGCCGTTGGCCCGATTTATCGATCGGATCTTGGAGCGGTCGATGCGGGCGCTTGAGAAGATGCGGGCTGAAGAGGGGAAAGCGCTCGGCAATGATTTGATCGATCATCTGGGAGCGTTGGACCGGATGCTCGGCCTCATTAAGCAGCAGGAGAAGAAGGCGATCCAGGCCTATCATGAGCGTCTCCAAAAAAGGGTGGCGGAGTTGACCCAGGGCATTCCGGTCGACGCGACGCGCCTGGCCCAGGAGGTCGCCATCCTTGCCGATCGAAGCGATATCAGCGAGGAGATCGCCCGTCTGAAAACCCACCTGGAGCAGTTCCAAAAGATGCTTCAGAAGGAAGAAGCGGTTGGACGAACGATTGAATTTTTGATCCAAGAAATGAATCGAGAGGTCAATACCATCGGTTCGAAGGCAAGCGATGTCTCCATATCTCTCCAGGTGGTGTCGATGAAGAGCGTAATGGAAAAGATGCGAGAGCAGGTTCAAAATGTCGAGTAA